From Echinicola jeungdonensis, the proteins below share one genomic window:
- a CDS encoding magnesium chelatase — protein MTYQQLKPKELLKIKTLGELKSSGYQPQSIKEELRQNLIRKIKSKENVFEGIWGFEDTVIPDIERAILSRHNINFLGLRGQAKTRIARMMTLLLDEYVPVVEGSELNDDPMQPLTAFAKSLITEKGDDTPVIWWHRDDRYTEKLATPDVSVADLIGDVDPIKAATLKLSYSDERVIHYGLVPRSHRSIFVINELPDLQARIQVALFNILQEGDIQIRGFKLRLPLDIQFVFTANPEDYTNRGSIVTPLKDRIESQIITHYPKTIEIGKHITAQEAKVEGKPLEQIYIPELMKDLIEQVAIEARHSEYVDEKSGVSARLTITAFENLLSAAERRIYLNNEKQTVVRIADLIGIIPAITGKVELVYEGEQEGAGLVAYNLIGKAVRTLFAEYFPTPEQKKKDKEGNPYVLPLSWFGEGNHLDILASQSDKEYKKTLHMVPGLEKITTNFVKKLPDQEKEFYMEFVLHGLAEYSQLSKKLLDTGMQFKDLFSSMFDLGAPGEGDLDEDDFN, from the coding sequence ATGACATACCAGCAATTGAAGCCTAAAGAATTATTGAAAATTAAAACTTTGGGTGAACTGAAATCCTCTGGTTACCAACCTCAATCCATAAAAGAGGAACTCAGGCAAAATCTCATTCGAAAGATCAAGTCGAAAGAAAATGTCTTCGAGGGGATTTGGGGCTTTGAGGATACAGTGATCCCAGACATTGAACGGGCCATTCTTTCGCGTCATAATATAAACTTTCTTGGCCTTAGGGGGCAGGCCAAAACCCGTATTGCCAGAATGATGACCCTCTTGTTGGATGAATATGTCCCTGTGGTGGAAGGATCCGAATTGAATGATGATCCCATGCAGCCATTGACTGCCTTTGCCAAATCATTAATAACAGAAAAAGGAGACGATACACCTGTTATCTGGTGGCACCGGGATGATCGGTATACCGAAAAATTGGCTACTCCGGATGTCTCAGTAGCCGACTTGATTGGGGATGTGGATCCCATTAAGGCGGCTACCTTGAAATTGTCCTATAGTGATGAACGCGTTATCCATTATGGATTGGTTCCCCGATCGCACCGTTCTATTTTTGTGATCAATGAATTACCGGATCTTCAAGCGAGGATTCAAGTGGCTTTGTTTAATATTCTCCAGGAAGGGGATATTCAGATCCGAGGATTTAAATTGAGATTACCCCTGGACATCCAATTTGTCTTTACTGCCAACCCTGAGGATTATACCAACCGGGGAAGCATAGTTACCCCGCTAAAAGACCGGATAGAATCCCAAATCATTACCCACTATCCAAAAACCATAGAAATAGGGAAACATATCACTGCACAGGAGGCAAAGGTGGAAGGCAAACCTCTGGAACAAATCTATATTCCAGAACTAATGAAAGACCTGATTGAGCAAGTGGCCATAGAGGCCCGGCACAGTGAATATGTGGATGAAAAAAGTGGAGTGTCCGCAAGGTTGACCATTACTGCTTTCGAAAATTTGCTTTCTGCCGCTGAAAGAAGAATTTACCTGAATAATGAGAAGCAAACTGTAGTTCGGATAGCAGATCTTATAGGTATCATCCCTGCCATTACAGGTAAGGTGGAGTTGGTTTATGAAGGAGAACAGGAAGGGGCAGGTCTTGTTGCCTATAACCTGATTGGAAAAGCTGTCAGGACCCTTTTTGCAGAATATTTTCCTACCCCGGAGCAAAAGAAAAAGGACAAAGAAGGCAACCCTTATGTTTTACCACTTTCTTGGTTTGGAGAAGGGAATCATTTAGATATTCTTGCTTCCCAAAGTGATAAGGAGTATAAAAAGACCTTGCATATGGTCCCTGGCCTTGAAAAAATAACCACCAATTTTGTCAAAAAACTACCGGATCAAGAAAAGGAATTTTATATGGAATTTGTCCTCCATGGTCTGGCCGAATATAGCCAATTGAGTAAAAAACTGCTGGATACTGGAATGCAGTTTAAAGACCTTTTCAGTAGCATGTTTGATTTGGGAGCACCAGGTGAAGGAGATTTGGATGAAGATGATTTTAATTAA
- a CDS encoding heme-binding domain-containing protein: MLKKIVTGLVIVLIIIQFFQPDKNESNDQKANISTKYAISDEVSHILENACNDCHSNQTNYPFYAHVQPVGWWLNGHVEEGKEHLNFSEFTNLSIADQNHQFEEIVEVIEENEMPLESYTYLGLHPEASLSDKEKTSLITWAKEQMSYLKSNYPADSLKRKKRGEQHH; encoded by the coding sequence ATGCTTAAAAAAATTGTAACTGGATTAGTCATCGTACTTATTATTATTCAGTTTTTTCAGCCCGATAAAAATGAATCTAATGATCAAAAAGCAAATATTTCCACTAAGTATGCCATTTCTGATGAGGTAAGTCATATTCTGGAAAATGCTTGTAATGATTGTCATTCTAACCAGACAAATTATCCTTTTTATGCCCATGTCCAACCAGTTGGCTGGTGGTTAAATGGTCATGTTGAAGAAGGAAAAGAGCATTTAAACTTCTCAGAATTCACCAATTTGTCCATTGCCGATCAAAACCATCAATTTGAAGAAATTGTGGAAGTGATCGAAGAAAATGAAATGCCCTTGGAATCTTATACCTACTTGGGATTGCATCCGGAGGCTAGCCTTTCTGACAAGGAAAAGACCAGCTTGATTACTTGGGCTAAGGAACAAATGTCCTACCTAAAATCTAATTACCCAGCGGATAGCTTAAAAAGAAAAAAAAGAGGTGAACAACATCACTAA